One segment of Rosa chinensis cultivar Old Blush chromosome 6, RchiOBHm-V2, whole genome shotgun sequence DNA contains the following:
- the LOC112173625 gene encoding E3 ubiquitin-protein ligase PRT1 isoform X1 produces the protein MENHHISSESEEEEFSDRFVCCMCLELLYKPIVLSCGHVSCFWCVHRSMSGEKQSHCPLCRHPYNHFPTICQLLHCLLLNSYPVAYKKRELQILEEEKKTGYFSPQLDVQAWSSQANQDSNIPGDSVSKELSASMQETVFDSYNLNNAIAVSRPADGGDYEGMENVTEQVKYPLLSQQQSGSPKQISVADVLCAACKQLLFRPVVLNCGHVYCESCIVKQDEEKIRCQVCQSFHPARYPKVCLDLQNFLIEQFPKELAHRRDGVQRNHVNPTTCEGKSSKEAEKSSSGSYHRGVGCDYCGMYPIIGDRYRCKDCVEKIGFDLCNDCYNTSSKLPGRFNQQHTAEHQFELIRSDIIRGSVKDNE, from the exons ATGGAAAATCATCACATCTCGTCGGAGTCGGAGGAAGAGGAATTCTCCGACCGCTTCGTCTGCTGCATGTGTCT GGAACTTCTGTACAAGCCTATAGTGCTCT CCTGTGGGCACGTTTCGTGTTTCTGGTGCGTGCATCGATCCATGAGTGGTGAAAAGCAATCTCATTGCCCGCTTTGTAGGCATCCCTATAATCACTTTCCGACTATATGTCAATTGCTTCATTGTTTACTGCTCAACTCGTATCCTGTTGCTTATAAGAAGAGGGAATTGCAAATTCTAG aagaagagaagaaaactgGCTACTTCTCACCACAGCTTGATGTTCAGGCTTGGAGCTCACAAGCTAATCAAGACTCAAATATTCCGGGCGACTCTGTAAGCAAAGAGTTGAGTGCAAGTATGCAGGAAACAGTTTTCGATTCATATAATCTAAACAATGCCATAGCGGTTTCTAGGCCTGCTGATGGTGGAGACTATGAGGGAATGGAGAATGTTACTGAGCAAGTAAAGTATCCCCTGTTATCTCAGCAGCAGAGCGGAAGTCCCAAGCAGATTTCAGTTGCAGATGTGCTTTGTGCTGCTTGCAAACAACTGCTGTTTCGTCCTGTGGTTCTTAACTGTGGCCATG TATATTGTGAAAGTTGTATCGTCAAACAAGATGAAGAGAAGATTAGATGTCAAGTTTGTCAAAGTTTCCATCCAGCCAGATATCCAAAAGTTTGTTTGGATCTGCAAAACTTTTTGATAGAACAGTTTCCTAAAGAACTTGCACATAGAAGAGATGGTGTACAGCGTAACCATGTTAATCCAACTACAT GTGAAGGCAAAAGCAGTAAAGAAGCAGAGAAGTCATCATCGGGTTCATATCACAGAGGAGTTGGCTGTGATTATTGTGGG ATGTATCCGATAATTGGGGATAGATACCGGTGCAAAGATTGTGTGGAGAAAATCGGATTTGACCTTTGCAATGATTGTTATAATACTAGTTCCAAGCTTCCAGGTCGATTTAATCAGCAACATACAGCAGAACACCAGTTTGAGCTTATACGCAGCGACATTATTCGTGGGTCAGTTAAGGATAATGAGTGA
- the LOC112173625 gene encoding E3 ubiquitin-protein ligase PRT1 isoform X2 yields MENHHISSESEEEEFSDRFVCCMCLELLYKPIVLSCGHVSCFWCVHRSMSGEKQSHCPLCRHPYNHFPTICQLLHCLLLNSYPVAYKKRELQILEEEKKTGYFSPQLDVQAWSSQANQDSNIPGDSVSKELSASMQETVFDSYNLNNAIAVSRPADGGDYEGMENVTEQVKYPLLSQQQSGSPKQISVADVLCAACKQLLFRPVVLNCGHGEGKSSKEAEKSSSGSYHRGVGCDYCGMYPIIGDRYRCKDCVEKIGFDLCNDCYNTSSKLPGRFNQQHTAEHQFELIRSDIIRGSVKDNE; encoded by the exons ATGGAAAATCATCACATCTCGTCGGAGTCGGAGGAAGAGGAATTCTCCGACCGCTTCGTCTGCTGCATGTGTCT GGAACTTCTGTACAAGCCTATAGTGCTCT CCTGTGGGCACGTTTCGTGTTTCTGGTGCGTGCATCGATCCATGAGTGGTGAAAAGCAATCTCATTGCCCGCTTTGTAGGCATCCCTATAATCACTTTCCGACTATATGTCAATTGCTTCATTGTTTACTGCTCAACTCGTATCCTGTTGCTTATAAGAAGAGGGAATTGCAAATTCTAG aagaagagaagaaaactgGCTACTTCTCACCACAGCTTGATGTTCAGGCTTGGAGCTCACAAGCTAATCAAGACTCAAATATTCCGGGCGACTCTGTAAGCAAAGAGTTGAGTGCAAGTATGCAGGAAACAGTTTTCGATTCATATAATCTAAACAATGCCATAGCGGTTTCTAGGCCTGCTGATGGTGGAGACTATGAGGGAATGGAGAATGTTACTGAGCAAGTAAAGTATCCCCTGTTATCTCAGCAGCAGAGCGGAAGTCCCAAGCAGATTTCAGTTGCAGATGTGCTTTGTGCTGCTTGCAAACAACTGCTGTTTCGTCCTGTGGTTCTTAACTGTGGCCATG GTGAAGGCAAAAGCAGTAAAGAAGCAGAGAAGTCATCATCGGGTTCATATCACAGAGGAGTTGGCTGTGATTATTGTGGG ATGTATCCGATAATTGGGGATAGATACCGGTGCAAAGATTGTGTGGAGAAAATCGGATTTGACCTTTGCAATGATTGTTATAATACTAGTTCCAAGCTTCCAGGTCGATTTAATCAGCAACATACAGCAGAACACCAGTTTGAGCTTATACGCAGCGACATTATTCGTGGGTCAGTTAAGGATAATGAGTGA
- the LOC112173453 gene encoding transcriptional corepressor LEUNIG_HOMOLOG isoform X2, with amino-acid sequence MAQSNWEADKMLDVYIHDYLLKRKLTASANTFMTEGKVATDPVAIDAPGGFLFEWWSVFWDIFIARTNEKHSEAAASYIEAQQIKTREQQQLQMQQMQILQQRNAQLQRRDPNALNAINSEGVMGQPSASVLAMKMYEERMKHPHSMDAEASPGLTDANRIALLKSATNAQGQLTQTNSGNMSAALQQMQARNPLTTDIKSEVNLGTAQRSLPMDPSSIYGQAILQSKSGLGGAGLNQGVTGLPLKGWPLTGIDQLRPNLGVQVQKSNFQTQSQFLLAPQQQQVLAQAQAQAQNNLGNSTSYGDLDPRRFSGLPRSGMNAKDGQSAMQSSSPKIKMPQMQQSSSHSQQHDQLQQQPLQQNNRKRKQHSSSGPANSNNTGNTVGRSPGSPASTHTPGDGINTASSLQHVNNIPKSLMMYGPEGTGGLPSSSNLLEDMERFGDVGTLEDNVESFLSPDGGDGRDVYGTLKQSPSEPRKESSKGFTFGEVGCVRTRSSKVTCCHFSSDGKLLASAGHDKKVVLWNMDTLQTESTPEEHKLVITDVRFRPNSSQLATASVDKTVRLWDAANPNYCLQAYTGHSAPVMSLDFHPKKTDLFCFCDSDNEIRYWNISPFSCTRISKGATAQVRFQPRVGQFLAAASDKIVSIFDVETDRQTHSFQGHSEMVNYICWDANGEFVASVSQSLVKIWSLASGQCIQELGSNGNQFHSCIFHPSYSTLLVIGGISSLDLWNMAENKSMTIPAHENIISALAQSSETGMVASASHDSSVKLWK; translated from the exons ATGGCGCAGAGTAATTGGGAAGCTGATAAGAT GCTTGATGTTTATATTcatgattatttgttgaaaaggAAATTGACTGCTTCTGCAAATACATTTATGACTGAAGGGAAGGTTGCTACAGATCCAGTAG CAATTGATGCACCAGGAGGATTCCTCTTTGAATGGTGGTCTGTTTTCTGGGACATATTCATAGCAAGGACAAATGAGAAGCACTCAGAGGCTGCTGCATCTTACATTGAG GCACAGCAAATTAAGACGAGGGAGCAACAACAGTTGCAAATGCAGCAGATGCAGATATTGCAGCAGCGTAATGCTCAGTTACAGCGTAGAGATCCAAATGCTTTAAATGCTATAAACTCTGAAGGGGTAATGGGGCAACCTTCAGCCAGTGTGCTAGCCATGAAAATGTATGAAGAACGCATGAAACATCCTCACTCGATGGATGCTGAAGCATCCCCAGGTCTTACTGATGCCAATAGGATTGCCCTTCTCAAATCAGCTACAAATGCACAAGG CCAGTTGACACAAACCAATTCCGGAAACATGTCTGCTGCTTTGCAGCAAATGCAAGCACGCAATCCTTTGACCACT GACATCAAAAGTGAAGTTAACTTAGGTACAGCTCAGAGAAGTTTGCCTATGGATCCTTCATCGATTTATGGACAAGCAATTTTACAGTCAAAATCTGGATTGGGTGGTGCAG GATTGAATCAAGGTGTCACAGGTCTTCCTTTGAAGGGTTGGCCTCTTACT GGAATCGACCAATTACGACCAAACTTGGGTGTACAAGTACAGAAGTCAAATTTTCAGACCCAAAGTCAATTCCTTTTAGCACCTCAACAACAACAAGTCTTGGCACAAGCCCAGGCTCAGGCACAAAACAACCTTGGAAATTCAACAAGCTACGGAGATCTGGATCCTCGTAGGTTTTCTGGTTTGCCTAGGAGTGGCATGAATGCAAAAGATGGTCAATCTGCAATGCAGTCAAGTTCACCAAAG ATAAAAATGCCTCAGATGCAACAGTCTTCCTCCCACTCCCAACAACATGACCAATTGCAGCAGCAGCCGTTACAACAG AATAACAGAAAAAGGAAACAACACTCTTCTTCTGGACCTGCCAACAGCAACAACACGGgaaacactgttggccgttccCCTGGTTCTCCAGCATCAACTCACACACCAGGTGATGGAATTAACACAGCCAGTAGTCTGCAGCATGTTAACAACATTCCGAAAAGCTTGATGATGTATGGTCCAGAAGGAACAGGAGGTCTTCCTTCATCTTCCAATTTATTG GAAGACATGGAACGATTTGGAGATGTTGGTACCCTAGAAGATAATGTGGAATCGTTTTTGTCACCTGATGGGGGAGATGGGAGGGATGTATATGGGACACTGAAGCAGAGTCCTAGTGAGCCCAGGAAGGAGTCTTCTAAAG GTTTTACCTTTGGTGAAGTTGGTTGCGTAAGGACCAGAAGCAGCAAAGTGACCTGCTGTCACTTTTCTTCGGATGGGAAGTTGCTGGCTAGTGCTGGACATGACAAAAAG gTTGTCCTCTGGAACATGGATACCCTGCAGACAGAGAGCACTCCTGAAGAACACAAGTTGGTCATTACAGATGTTCGTTTTAGACCAAATTCATCTCAGCTGGCAACAGCTTCAGTTGACAAAACTGTGCGATTATGGGATGCAGCCAAT CCAAACTATTGTTTGCAAGCATATACAGGGCACAGCGCACCTGTTATGTCCCTTGACTTCCACCCTAAGAAGACCGATCTATTTTGTTTCTGTGATAGCGACAATGAAATTCGTTACTGGAATATCAGTCCATTCTCCTGTACTCGTATTTCAAAG GGAGCTACTGCACAAGTTAGATTTCAACCAAGAGTGGGACAATTCCTGGCAGCAGCATCAGATAAAATTGTTTCCATCTTTGACGTCGAAACTGACAGGCAAACACACTCATTCCAG GGGCACTCTGAAATGGTAAACTACATTTGTTGGGATGCAAATGGAGAGTTTGTGGCGTCTGTCAGTCAAAGTTTGGTGAAGATTTGGTCGTTAGCTTCAGGACAGTGTATTCAGGAGCTTGGCTCAAATGGGAACCAGTTTCACTCGTGCATTTTTCATCCAAGTTATTCAACTCTCTTGGTCATTGGAGGAATCTCG TCCTTGGATCTGTGGAACATGGCTGAGAATAAGAGCATGACAATTCCGGCACATGAGAATATAATCTCAGCTCTGGCTCAGTCATCCGAAACCGGAATG GTTGCATCTGCAAGTCACGATAGCTCCGTCAAGTTATGGAAGTAA
- the LOC112173453 gene encoding transcriptional corepressor LEUNIG_HOMOLOG isoform X3 produces MQQMQILQQRNAQLQRRDPNALNAINSEGVMGQPSASVLAMKMYEERMKHPHSMDAEASPGLTDANRIALLKSATNAQGQLTQTNSGNMSAALQQMQARNPLTTDIKSEVNLGTAQRSLPMDPSSIYGQAILQSKSGLGGAGLNQGVTGLPLKGWPLTGIDQLRPNLGVQVQKSNFQTQSQFLLAPQQQQVLAQAQAQAQNNLGNSTSYGDLDPRRFSGLPRSGMNAKDGQSAMQSSSPKIKMPQMQQSSSHSQQHDQLQQQPLQQNNRKRKQHSSSGPANSNNTGNTVGRSPGSPASTHTPGDGINTASSLQHVNNIPKSLMMYGPEGTGGLPSSSNLLEDMERFGDVGTLEDNVESFLSPDGGDGRDVYGTLKQSPSEPRKESSKGFTFGEVGCVRTRSSKVTCCHFSSDGKLLASAGHDKKVVLWNMDTLQTESTPEEHKLVITDVRFRPNSSQLATASVDKTVRLWDAANPNYCLQAYTGHSAPVMSLDFHPKKTDLFCFCDSDNEIRYWNISPFSCTRISKGATAQVRFQPRVGQFLAAASDKIVSIFDVETDRQTHSFQGHSEMVNYICWDANGEFVASVSQSLVKIWSLASGQCIQELGSNGNQFHSCIFHPSYSTLLVIGGISSLDLWNMAENKSMTIPAHENIISALAQSSETGMVASASHDSSVKLWK; encoded by the exons ATGCAGCAGATGCAGATATTGCAGCAGCGTAATGCTCAGTTACAGCGTAGAGATCCAAATGCTTTAAATGCTATAAACTCTGAAGGGGTAATGGGGCAACCTTCAGCCAGTGTGCTAGCCATGAAAATGTATGAAGAACGCATGAAACATCCTCACTCGATGGATGCTGAAGCATCCCCAGGTCTTACTGATGCCAATAGGATTGCCCTTCTCAAATCAGCTACAAATGCACAAGG CCAGTTGACACAAACCAATTCCGGAAACATGTCTGCTGCTTTGCAGCAAATGCAAGCACGCAATCCTTTGACCACT GACATCAAAAGTGAAGTTAACTTAGGTACAGCTCAGAGAAGTTTGCCTATGGATCCTTCATCGATTTATGGACAAGCAATTTTACAGTCAAAATCTGGATTGGGTGGTGCAG GATTGAATCAAGGTGTCACAGGTCTTCCTTTGAAGGGTTGGCCTCTTACT GGAATCGACCAATTACGACCAAACTTGGGTGTACAAGTACAGAAGTCAAATTTTCAGACCCAAAGTCAATTCCTTTTAGCACCTCAACAACAACAAGTCTTGGCACAAGCCCAGGCTCAGGCACAAAACAACCTTGGAAATTCAACAAGCTACGGAGATCTGGATCCTCGTAGGTTTTCTGGTTTGCCTAGGAGTGGCATGAATGCAAAAGATGGTCAATCTGCAATGCAGTCAAGTTCACCAAAG ATAAAAATGCCTCAGATGCAACAGTCTTCCTCCCACTCCCAACAACATGACCAATTGCAGCAGCAGCCGTTACAACAG AATAACAGAAAAAGGAAACAACACTCTTCTTCTGGACCTGCCAACAGCAACAACACGGgaaacactgttggccgttccCCTGGTTCTCCAGCATCAACTCACACACCAGGTGATGGAATTAACACAGCCAGTAGTCTGCAGCATGTTAACAACATTCCGAAAAGCTTGATGATGTATGGTCCAGAAGGAACAGGAGGTCTTCCTTCATCTTCCAATTTATTG GAAGACATGGAACGATTTGGAGATGTTGGTACCCTAGAAGATAATGTGGAATCGTTTTTGTCACCTGATGGGGGAGATGGGAGGGATGTATATGGGACACTGAAGCAGAGTCCTAGTGAGCCCAGGAAGGAGTCTTCTAAAG GTTTTACCTTTGGTGAAGTTGGTTGCGTAAGGACCAGAAGCAGCAAAGTGACCTGCTGTCACTTTTCTTCGGATGGGAAGTTGCTGGCTAGTGCTGGACATGACAAAAAG gTTGTCCTCTGGAACATGGATACCCTGCAGACAGAGAGCACTCCTGAAGAACACAAGTTGGTCATTACAGATGTTCGTTTTAGACCAAATTCATCTCAGCTGGCAACAGCTTCAGTTGACAAAACTGTGCGATTATGGGATGCAGCCAAT CCAAACTATTGTTTGCAAGCATATACAGGGCACAGCGCACCTGTTATGTCCCTTGACTTCCACCCTAAGAAGACCGATCTATTTTGTTTCTGTGATAGCGACAATGAAATTCGTTACTGGAATATCAGTCCATTCTCCTGTACTCGTATTTCAAAG GGAGCTACTGCACAAGTTAGATTTCAACCAAGAGTGGGACAATTCCTGGCAGCAGCATCAGATAAAATTGTTTCCATCTTTGACGTCGAAACTGACAGGCAAACACACTCATTCCAG GGGCACTCTGAAATGGTAAACTACATTTGTTGGGATGCAAATGGAGAGTTTGTGGCGTCTGTCAGTCAAAGTTTGGTGAAGATTTGGTCGTTAGCTTCAGGACAGTGTATTCAGGAGCTTGGCTCAAATGGGAACCAGTTTCACTCGTGCATTTTTCATCCAAGTTATTCAACTCTCTTGGTCATTGGAGGAATCTCG TCCTTGGATCTGTGGAACATGGCTGAGAATAAGAGCATGACAATTCCGGCACATGAGAATATAATCTCAGCTCTGGCTCAGTCATCCGAAACCGGAATGGTTGCATCTGCAAGTCACGATAGCTCCGTCAAGTTATGGAAGTAA
- the LOC112173453 gene encoding transcriptional corepressor LEUNIG_HOMOLOG isoform X1, producing MAQSNWEADKMLDVYIHDYLLKRKLTASANTFMTEGKVATDPVAIDAPGGFLFEWWSVFWDIFIARTNEKHSEAAASYIEAQQIKTREQQQLQMQQMQILQQRNAQLQRRDPNALNAINSEGVMGQPSASVLAMKMYEERMKHPHSMDAEASPGLTDANRIALLKSATNAQGQLTQTNSGNMSAALQQMQARNPLTTDIKSEVNLGTAQRSLPMDPSSIYGQAILQSKSGLGGAGLNQGVTGLPLKGWPLTGIDQLRPNLGVQVQKSNFQTQSQFLLAPQQQQVLAQAQAQAQNNLGNSTSYGDLDPRRFSGLPRSGMNAKDGQSAMQSSSPKIKMPQMQQSSSHSQQHDQLQQQPLQQNNRKRKQHSSSGPANSNNTGNTVGRSPGSPASTHTPGDGINTASSLQHVNNIPKSLMMYGPEGTGGLPSSSNLLEDMERFGDVGTLEDNVESFLSPDGGDGRDVYGTLKQSPSEPRKESSKGFTFGEVGCVRTRSSKVTCCHFSSDGKLLASAGHDKKVVLWNMDTLQTESTPEEHKLVITDVRFRPNSSQLATASVDKTVRLWDAANPNYCLQAYTGHSAPVMSLDFHPKKTDLFCFCDSDNEIRYWNISPFSCTRISKGATAQVRFQPRVGQFLAAASDKIVSIFDVETDRQTHSFQGHSEMVNYICWDANGEFVASVSQSLVKIWSLASGQCIQELGSNGNQFHSCIFHPSYSTLLVIGGISSLDLWNMAENKSMTIPAHENIISALAQSSETGMVASASHDSSVKLWK from the exons ATGGCGCAGAGTAATTGGGAAGCTGATAAGAT GCTTGATGTTTATATTcatgattatttgttgaaaaggAAATTGACTGCTTCTGCAAATACATTTATGACTGAAGGGAAGGTTGCTACAGATCCAGTAG CAATTGATGCACCAGGAGGATTCCTCTTTGAATGGTGGTCTGTTTTCTGGGACATATTCATAGCAAGGACAAATGAGAAGCACTCAGAGGCTGCTGCATCTTACATTGAG GCACAGCAAATTAAGACGAGGGAGCAACAACAGTTGCAAATGCAGCAGATGCAGATATTGCAGCAGCGTAATGCTCAGTTACAGCGTAGAGATCCAAATGCTTTAAATGCTATAAACTCTGAAGGGGTAATGGGGCAACCTTCAGCCAGTGTGCTAGCCATGAAAATGTATGAAGAACGCATGAAACATCCTCACTCGATGGATGCTGAAGCATCCCCAGGTCTTACTGATGCCAATAGGATTGCCCTTCTCAAATCAGCTACAAATGCACAAGG CCAGTTGACACAAACCAATTCCGGAAACATGTCTGCTGCTTTGCAGCAAATGCAAGCACGCAATCCTTTGACCACT GACATCAAAAGTGAAGTTAACTTAGGTACAGCTCAGAGAAGTTTGCCTATGGATCCTTCATCGATTTATGGACAAGCAATTTTACAGTCAAAATCTGGATTGGGTGGTGCAG GATTGAATCAAGGTGTCACAGGTCTTCCTTTGAAGGGTTGGCCTCTTACT GGAATCGACCAATTACGACCAAACTTGGGTGTACAAGTACAGAAGTCAAATTTTCAGACCCAAAGTCAATTCCTTTTAGCACCTCAACAACAACAAGTCTTGGCACAAGCCCAGGCTCAGGCACAAAACAACCTTGGAAATTCAACAAGCTACGGAGATCTGGATCCTCGTAGGTTTTCTGGTTTGCCTAGGAGTGGCATGAATGCAAAAGATGGTCAATCTGCAATGCAGTCAAGTTCACCAAAG ATAAAAATGCCTCAGATGCAACAGTCTTCCTCCCACTCCCAACAACATGACCAATTGCAGCAGCAGCCGTTACAACAG AATAACAGAAAAAGGAAACAACACTCTTCTTCTGGACCTGCCAACAGCAACAACACGGgaaacactgttggccgttccCCTGGTTCTCCAGCATCAACTCACACACCAGGTGATGGAATTAACACAGCCAGTAGTCTGCAGCATGTTAACAACATTCCGAAAAGCTTGATGATGTATGGTCCAGAAGGAACAGGAGGTCTTCCTTCATCTTCCAATTTATTG GAAGACATGGAACGATTTGGAGATGTTGGTACCCTAGAAGATAATGTGGAATCGTTTTTGTCACCTGATGGGGGAGATGGGAGGGATGTATATGGGACACTGAAGCAGAGTCCTAGTGAGCCCAGGAAGGAGTCTTCTAAAG GTTTTACCTTTGGTGAAGTTGGTTGCGTAAGGACCAGAAGCAGCAAAGTGACCTGCTGTCACTTTTCTTCGGATGGGAAGTTGCTGGCTAGTGCTGGACATGACAAAAAG gTTGTCCTCTGGAACATGGATACCCTGCAGACAGAGAGCACTCCTGAAGAACACAAGTTGGTCATTACAGATGTTCGTTTTAGACCAAATTCATCTCAGCTGGCAACAGCTTCAGTTGACAAAACTGTGCGATTATGGGATGCAGCCAAT CCAAACTATTGTTTGCAAGCATATACAGGGCACAGCGCACCTGTTATGTCCCTTGACTTCCACCCTAAGAAGACCGATCTATTTTGTTTCTGTGATAGCGACAATGAAATTCGTTACTGGAATATCAGTCCATTCTCCTGTACTCGTATTTCAAAG GGAGCTACTGCACAAGTTAGATTTCAACCAAGAGTGGGACAATTCCTGGCAGCAGCATCAGATAAAATTGTTTCCATCTTTGACGTCGAAACTGACAGGCAAACACACTCATTCCAG GGGCACTCTGAAATGGTAAACTACATTTGTTGGGATGCAAATGGAGAGTTTGTGGCGTCTGTCAGTCAAAGTTTGGTGAAGATTTGGTCGTTAGCTTCAGGACAGTGTATTCAGGAGCTTGGCTCAAATGGGAACCAGTTTCACTCGTGCATTTTTCATCCAAGTTATTCAACTCTCTTGGTCATTGGAGGAATCTCG TCCTTGGATCTGTGGAACATGGCTGAGAATAAGAGCATGACAATTCCGGCACATGAGAATATAATCTCAGCTCTGGCTCAGTCATCCGAAACCGGAATGGTTGCATCTGCAAGTCACGATAGCTCCGTCAAGTTATGGAAGTAA
- the LOC112173890 gene encoding desumoylating isopeptidase 1, translated as MAEEGHRVTLNVYDLSQGLARQMSMAFIGKAIEGIWHTGVSVYGNEYYFGGGIQHAPAGSTPYGTPIRVVELGETHVPKDVFESYLQEISPRYTAETYSLLTHNCNNFSNEVAQFLVGATIPDYILQLPNEVMGSPMGALILPMIQNLEMTLKSGAAPQAPQFRPPSVVQPTANVPKPLSNSNNVTADESKSGGQLTKPEENKKSGSSLKPGNGVVDPLGDARSKVQEEIAAEFAALMASGTLRASEAAALATRKVMERYGHASTPMSQS; from the exons ATGGCAGAG GAGGGTCATAGGGTTACTTTGAATGTATATGATCTAAGCCAAGGTCTAGCTAGACAGATGTCTATGGCATTCATAGGGAAGGCCATTGAGGGCATATG GCATACAGGAGTCTCAGTTTACGGTAACGAGTACTATTTTGGGGGAGGCATACAACACGCTCCTGCTGGATCGACACCATATGGGACACCAATTCGGGTGGTAGAATTAGGTGAAACACATGTCCCCAAGGATGTTTTTGAGTCGTATTTACAGGAGATCAGTCCCCGATATACTGCTGAGACCTATAGTCTTCTAACTCACAATTGCAATAACTTTAGCAATGAGGTTGCTCAGTTTTTGGTTGGTGCAACCATACCCGACTATATTCTGCAGCTTCCTAATGAAGTTATGGGCAGTCCAATGGGAGCTCTTATAT TGCCTATGATTCAAAATTTGGAAATGACTTTGAAAAGTGGTGCTGCTCCTCAAGCTCCACAATTCAGGCCTCCTTCTGTAGTCCAGCCAACAGCTAATGTGCCGAAACCTTTGAGTAATTCTAACAATGTGACTGCTGATGAATCAAAATCTGGAGGGCAGCTCACCAAGCCGGAGGAGAATAAAAAGTCAGGGAGTTCTCTTAAACCTGGCAATGGGGTTGTAGATCCTCTTGGGGATGCTCGAAGTAAGGTACAAGAAGAGATTGCAGCTGAATTTGCTGCACTCATGGCAAGTGGAACATTGCGTGCAAGTGAGGCTGCAGCACTGGCAACGAGAAAAGTTATGGAGAGATATGGTCATGCAAGTACACCAATGTCACAGAGTTAA
- the LOC112171471 gene encoding uncharacterized protein LOC112171471, whose product MENLLRSKEYWNLIETGYREPAEGEAVTAGQRKVLNDMKLKDLKVRNYLLQSIDKSILKTLQQKETSKHIWDCMKLGETVADYFGRVMTMANEMRNYGEDMPDVKIVEKILRTLTERDGGDEQALKVTYEAGNRGRGQGAMRRNGAARGRGRGRAFNKEMIECFKCHQLGHFQHDCPKWEKATNYAELDEEEELLLMAYVENNNASREENKQWFAELDESYRHSVKLGNNMRMPVMGKGSVKLQIGDVKQVVSDVYYIPDLTNNLFSRGGTRI is encoded by the exons ATGGAGAATCTCTTAAGGTCCAAGGAGTACTGGAACCTAATAGAGACGGGATACAGAGAACCTGCTGAAGGAGAAGCTGTGACTGCGGGTCAGAGAAAAGTTCTTAATGATATGAAGCTAAAGGATTTGAAGGTGAGAAACTACCTGCTTCAGTCCATTGACAAGAGCATACTAAAGACCTTGCAACAGAAGGAAACATCCAAGCATATATGGGATTGTATGAAG TTGGGAGAAACAGTAGCTGACTACTTTGGCAGGGTCATGACTATGGCCAATGAGATGAGGAATTATGGAGAAGACATGCCGGATGTAAAGATAGTTGAGAAGATTTTGAGAACGCTCACGGAGAG GGATGGAGGGGATGAGCAAGCACTTAAAGTCACATATGAAGCTGGCAACCGAGGAAGAGGACAAGGAGCTATGAGACGAAATGGTGCAGCAAGAGGAAGAGGCAGAGGTAGAGCCTTCAACAAGGAAATGATCGAGTGCTTCAAATGCCATCAATTAGGGCATTTCCAGCACGATTGTCCTAAATGGGAGAAAGCAACCAACTATGCCGagctagatgaagaagaagaattgcttcTAATGGCCTACGTTGAAAACAACAATGCAAGTAGAGAAG AGAATAAGCAATGGTTTGCTGAGTTAGATGAGAGCTATAGACACTCGGTTAAACTTGGAAATAACATGAGAATGCCTGTAATGGGAAAGGGAAGTGTGAAATTGCAAATTGGAGATGTGAAGCAAGTGGTGTCCGATGTGTATTATATCCCTGATCTGACAAACAATCTATTCAGCAGGGGCGGAACTAGAATTTAa